Proteins encoded by one window of Dreissena polymorpha isolate Duluth1 chromosome 11, UMN_Dpol_1.0, whole genome shotgun sequence:
- the LOC127849671 gene encoding uncharacterized protein LOC127849671: protein MAVTKTRIEFGKGTAGGSTYTRWGRTTCSATGTLTVYSGYSAGSHYTHQGAAVNYLCLTKEPLWSRFDASLQHGAPVYGAEYEFDGRNRVTFFDREITDHDAPCAVCESPRSQVLMIPGRNKCLAGWTLEYQGYLVAGDIDHVAASEFICLDANPESLPNDSGNTDGKVFYFAEARCGGSLKCPPYVNGRELTCVVCTK from the exons ATGGCAGTGACCAAAACACGCATTGAATTCGGTAAAG GAACTGCTGGTGGATCAACTTACACCCGATGGGGAAGAACGACGTGTTCCGCAACCGGGACACTAACCGTATATTCGGGTTACTCGGCAGGAAGTCATTACACGCACCAAGGAGCTGCCGTGAACTACCTGTGTCTCACCAAAGAGCCGCTGTGGAGCAGATTTGACGCCAGCCTACAGCACGGAGCGCCGGTTTACGGGGCCGAGTATGAGTTTGATGGGCGGAACAGGGTCACTTTCTTCGATAGGGAAATAACCGATCACGATGCTCCATGCGCCGTGTGTGAGTCTCCTCGTTCGCAAGTGCTGATGATTCCGGGTCGCAACAAATGCCTGGCCGGATGGACCTTGGAGTACCAAGGATATCTCGTGGCAGGCGATATTGATCATGTGGCCGCTTCAGAGTTCATATGCCTGGACGCCAATCCCGAGTCACTGCCAAATGACTCGGGAAATACTGACGGGAAGGTGTTCTACTTTGCAGAAGCGAGATGTGGAGGGTCCCTGAAATGTCCGCCGTACGTCAATGGGCGAGAACTGACGTGCGTTGTTTGCACGAAATAA